A genomic segment from Nicotiana tabacum cultivar K326 chromosome 7, ASM71507v2, whole genome shotgun sequence encodes:
- the LOC107760999 gene encoding 2-oxoglutarate-dependent dioxygenase 19-like, with protein MAWESNNIITSVKQLTEMPNVMKAVVPCYYAHPNSPIHSPAFDTSSTDDADSIPIVDFSLLSSEDPDQHSKAIQELGRACEDWGFFMVVNHGIAESLMKEMIEVANEFFEMAEEEKSRYIGQQVFDPIKYGTSFNYTSKENSYYWRDYLKLSVHPHFHSPHQPKHFREVLREYCEKCRKVTRRLLSGISESLGLEHELMKKSMDLDSGFEVFVANYYPACPQPELVMGLPPHSDFGLLTLLIQNEVGGLQLQRNGKWININPIPNSILVNTGDHLEIFTNGKYKSVLHRAVVKKVARISIGIANSPAMNVTVRPAASPLIQNERFPPLYFPTKYSEYVEMQQTHPLDGKSCLDRIKINSPPH; from the exons ATGGCTTGGGAATCCAACAATATTATCACAAGCGTTAAACAACTTACGGAGATGCCGAATGTGATGAAAGCAGTAGTGCCTTGTTATTATGCTCACCCTAATAGCCCCATTCACTCCCCGGCCTTTGACACTAGTAGTACTGATGATGCAGATTCAATCCCTATCGTTGATTTTTCCCTCCTTTCTTCAGAAGATCCTGATCAACACTCCAAAGCCATACAGGAACTTGGACGAGCCTGTGAGGATTGGGGATTTTTCATG GTAGTGAACCATGGAATAGCAGAAAGTTTGATGAAGGAGATGATTGAGGTGGCAAATGAGTTTTTCGAGATGGCGGAGGAGGAGAAGAGTCGGTACATAGGGCAACAAGTATTTGATCCTATAAAGTATGGCACCAGCTTTAATTATACTTCAAAGGAGAATAGCTATTACTGGAGAGATTACCTTAAACTCTCTGTTCATCCTCACTTTCACTCCCCTCATCAACCCAAGCATTTCAG AGAGGTTTTAAGGGAGTATTGTGAGAAATGCAGAAAAGTGACGAGAAGGTTACTCTCAGGAATATCAGAAAGCTTGGGACTGGAACACGAGTTGATGAAAAAATCCATGGATCTGGACTCGGGTTTCGAAGTGTTTGTTGCAAATTACTATCCAGCATGTCCCCAGCCCGAACTTGTAATGGGCCTTCCACCCCAttctgattttgggcttttgaccCTTCTCATACAAAATGAAGTTGGAGGATTACAACTACAACGCAATGGAAAATGGATCAACATCAATCCCATTCCCAACTCTATTTTGGTTAACACTGGTGATCACCTCGAG ATATTTACAAATGGGAAATACAAGAGTGTATTGCACAGAGCAGTAGTGAAGAAAGTAGCAAGGATATCAATAGGAATTGCAAATAGCCCAGCTATGAATGTCACAGTGAGACCAGCTGCTTCACCTTTAATCCAAAATGAAAGATTTCCACCTCTCTATTTTCCAACCAAATATAGTGAATATGTGGAGATGCAACAGACTCATCCACTCGACGGAAAATCCTGCTTGGATCGAATCAAGATTAATTCACCACCACATTAA